From Brassica oleracea var. oleracea cultivar TO1000 chromosome C3, BOL, whole genome shotgun sequence, a single genomic window includes:
- the LOC106335329 gene encoding peptide methionine sulfoxide reductase A2-like produces MNLSSITQGNDNDVPAPGNEFAQFAAGCFWGVELAFQRVSGVTHTEVGYTQGFLHNPSYEDVCTNTTNHAEVVRVQYDPKECNFESLLDAFWSRHNPTTLNRQGKDVGTQYRSGIYFYTPEQEKQAAVSMERHQKKMESKIMTEILPAKKFYRAEEYHQQYLSKGGQSCGIACNSPLMCSAATA; encoded by the exons ATGAATCTTTCTTCTATCACTCAGGGAAACGATAATGACGTTCCGGCGCCGGGAAATGAGTTTGCACAGTTCGCCGCTGGATGCTTCTGGGGCGTGGAGCTGGCGTTTCAGAGAGTCTCCGGTGTGACTCATACGGAGGTTGGATACACCCAAGGGTTCCTCCACAATCCTTCATACGAGGATGTCTGCACGAACACAACGAACCATGCAGAGGTTGTCAGGGTTCAGTATGATCCCAAAGAGTGCAACTTTGAGTCTCTGCTTGATGCCTTCTGGTCTAGACATAACCCCACCACCTTGAATCGCCAG GGAAAAGATGTTGGAACCCAATACAGATCAGGGATATACTTCTACACACCTGAGCAGGAGAAACAAGCGGCGGTGTCAATGGAACGTCACCAGAAAAAAATGGAGAGTAAGATCATGACTGAGATTCTACCAGCTAAGAAATTCTACAGAGCTGAGGAGTATCATCAGCAGTACCTGTCAAAGGGTGGGCAGTCCTGTGGCATAGCCTGCAACAGTCCACTCATGTGCAGCGCTGCTACGGCTTAA